The Mercurialis annua linkage group LG2, ddMerAnnu1.2, whole genome shotgun sequence genome contains a region encoding:
- the LOC126666765 gene encoding probable xyloglucan glycosyltransferase 5 translates to MAPRLDFSEWWAKDSSKRGTPVVVKMENPNYSVVEINGPDAAFQPVEKNRGKNAKQVTWVLLLKAHKAVGCVAYMATFFWAFLGAVKKRLIFRQGVTVASEKLGKGKLVLTVIRLFLVTSLAILAFEVVAYFKGWHYFENANLHIPRTLDVQGLLHMCYVGWITFRADYLAPPIQLLSKFCVVLFLIQSLDRMILSLGCFWIKFRKIKPRVEKDPFKLVDAEAPDSPFPMVLVQIPMCNEREVYEQSISAVCQIDWPKDRLLVQVLDDSDDESIQCLIKAEVAMWSQKGVNIIYRHRVVRTGYKAGNLKSAMNCDYVKDYEFVAIFDADFQPNPDFLKLTVPHFKDNPEIGLVQARWSFVNKDENLLTRLQNINLCFHFEVEQQVNGIFLNFFGFNGTAGVWRIKALEESGGWLERTTVEDMDIAVRAHLSGWKFIFLNDVKVFCEVPESYEAYRKQQHRWHSGPMHLFRLCLPAIITAKIAVWKKANMILLFFLLRKLILPFYSFTLFCIILPLTMFVPEAELPMWVICYVPVFMSFLNILPDPKSFPFIVPYLLFENTMSVTKFNAMVSGLFKLGSSYEWVVTKKAGRSSESDLLAAAERDSKASNLQQIHRGVSESDLGELNRLKEQKEAASKPVKKVNKIYRKELALAFLLLTAAVRSLLSAQGVHFYFLLFQGVTFLVVGLDLIGEQMS, encoded by the exons atggCACCAAGATTGGATTTTTCAGAGTGGTGGGCTAAAGACAGCAGCAAAAGGGGAACACCAGTAGTGGTAAAAATGGAGAATCCAAACTACTCAGTAGTGGAAATCAACGGCCCAGATGCTGCATTTCAGCCTGTTGAGAAAAACAGAGGCAAAAATGCTAAGCAAGTGACATGGGTGTTGCTTCTCAAGGCTCATAAAGCTGTTGGCTGTGTTGCTTACATGGCAACTTTCTTTTGGGCATTTCTTGGAGCTGTTAAGAAAAGATTGATCTTCAGACAAGGAGTTACAGTTGCTTCTGAGAAGTTAGGGAAAGGAAAACTGGTTCTTACAGTCATTAGACTGTTTCTAGTAACTTCTTTGGCTATTTTGGCTTTTGAAGTTGTTGCTTATTTCAAAGGTTGGCATTATTTTGAGAATGCTAATCTTCATATTCCAAGAACTTTGGATGTGCAGGGATTATTACACATGTGTTATGTTGGATGGATTACGTTTCGAGCCGATTATCTTGCTCCTCCTATTCAACTTCTGTCTAAATTCTGTGTTGTTTTGTTCCTTATTCAATCTTTAGATCGGATGATACTGTCTTTAGGCTGCTTTTGGATTAAGTTTAGGAAGATTAAACCAAGGGTTGAGAAGGATCCATTCAAGTTAGTTGATGCTGAGGCACCAGATTCTCCGTTTCCTATGGTTCTTGTTCAAATTCCAATGTGTAATGAGAGGGAG GTGTATGAGCAATCTATCTCTGCGGTATGCCAAATTGATTGGCCAAAAGATCGATTACTTGTTCAAGTTCTTGATGATTCTGATGATGAGAGCATCCAGTGCTTGATCAAGGCAGAGGTTGCTATGTGGAGCCAAAAGGGCGTCAACATAATTTACCGGCATCGTGTGGTTAGAACTGGTTACAAAGCTGGAAATCTCAAGTCTGCAATGAATTGTGATTATGTAAAGGATTATGAGTTTGTTGCTATATTCGACGCAGATTTCCAACCTAATCCAGATTTTCTTAAGTTAACTGTGCCTCATTTCAAG GATAATCCTGAAATAGGACTCGTTCAAGCGAGATGGTCCTTTGTgaataaggatgaaaatttgTTGACTCGTCTCCAAAACATTAATTTATGTTTCCATTTTGAGGTTGAACAGCAAGTTAATGGCATATTTCTAAATTTCTTTGGTTTTAATGGAACTGCTGGTGTTTGGAGGATTAAGGCCCTCGAGGAGTCAGGAGGTTGGCTCGAACGGACAACTGTAGAGGACATGGACATAGCTGTTCGTGCTCATCTCAGTGGTTGGAAATTCATTTTCCTCAATGATGTAAAG GTTTTCTGCGAAGTCCCCGAGTCCTATGAAGCTTACAGGAAGCAGCAACATCGCTGGCATTCCGGTCCTATGCATCTATTCCGCTTGTGTCTTCCAGCTATTATAACTGCTAAG ATAGCAGTATGGAAAAAAGCAAACATGATTCTACTGTTTTTCCTCTTGAGAAAACTCATTCTTCCATTCTATTCCTTCACATTATTCTGCATAATTCTTCCTCTAACCATGTTCGTCCCAGAGGCTGAACTACCTATGTGGGTTATTTGCTATGTGCCTGTGTTTATGTCATTTCTCAACATTCTTCCGGATCCGAAATCCTTCCCTTTCATTGTTCCGTACCTTCTCTTCGAGAACACAATGTCGGTTACCAAATTCAACGCGATGGTATCTGGATTATTCAAGTTGGGTAGCTCTTATGAGTGGGTAGTCACCAAGAAAGCTGGTAGGTCCTCAGAGTCCGACTTACTTGCTGCTGCTGAGAGGGATTCAAAGGCATCGAACCTACAACAGATACATCGAGGAGTTTCCGAGAGTGATCTTGGAGAATTGAACCGATTAAAGGAACAGAAAGAAGCAGCTTCCAAACCTGTTAAGAAAGTAAACAAAATTTACAGAAAAGAGCTAGCTTTGGCATTCCTCCTGCTCACAGCTGCAGTCAGGAGCCTGTTATCTGCCCAAGGAGTCCATTTCTACTTCCTACTGTTCCAAGGTGTGACCTTTCTCGTCGTGGGTCTTGATCTAATCGGTGAGCAAATGAGCTAG
- the LOC126669210 gene encoding serine/arginine-rich splicing factor RSZ22 — MSRVYVGNLDPRVTERDLEDEFRRFGVIRSVWVARRPPGYAFVDFDDKRDAEDAIHELDSKNGWRVELSHNSRGGGGRGGDRGGGGGRGRSGGSDLKCYECGEPGHFARECRSRGSSGRRRSRSPRYRRSPSYGRRSYSPRGRSPKRRSVSPRGRSRSRSPAPAYRGREEVPYANGNGVRDRHRSRS; from the exons ATGTCTCGTGTGTATGTCGGTAACTTGGATCCCCGAGTCACTGAGCGTGATCTTGAAGATGAATTCCGCAGATTTGGTGTCATTAgaag TGTATGGGTTGCACGAAGGCCGCCGGGCTATGCATTTGTTGACTTTGATGATAAAAGGGATGCAGAAGATGCTATTCATGAATTAGATA GCAAGAATGGCTGGAGAGTTGAGCTCTCTCACAATTCTAGAGGTGGTGGGGGGCGTGGCGGAGACcgtggcggcggtggtggtcGTGGTCGCTCTGGTGGTTCTGATTTGAAGTGCTATGAGTGTGGGGAACCTGGACATTTTGCCCGTGAATGCCGTTCACGTGGTAGTTCTGGAAGGCGACGTAGTCGCAGCCCTAGATACCGCCGAAGTCCTAGTTATGGTCGAAG GAGCTACAGTCCTCGTGGTCGATCCCCCAAGCGTCGCAGTGTTTCACCTCGTGGCCGTAGCCGCAGCAGGTCACCAGCACCAGCATACCGTGGTCGTGAAGAGGTTCCATATGCCAATGG AAATGGTGTAAGGGATCGACACCGTAGCAGAAGCTAG
- the LOC126666762 gene encoding probable cyclic nucleotide-gated ion channel 14 isoform X1 translates to MEFKKEKLVRFNDTHHLEKPLPVYNKVSEDGASDPKTSHKVPKFGGFKVFPDNHEPWRERIIDPASDLYLQWNRVFLFSCLLALFVDPLFFYIPSVTNSGVTSCMSTDLNLGITVTCFRTFADIFYILHVVVKFRTAYVAPSSRVFGRGELVMDAKKIAMRYLKSDFLIDFIAALPLPQVVIWFILPAIKSDHSDHTNNAVVLIVLVQYIPRLYLMFPLSSQIIKSTGVVTKTAWAGAAYNLLLYMLASHVLGAWWYLLSIERHATCWKRICKHELSPVKCSPSYLDCGTLDRDERKLWGNSTTVFSDCDPNSNVFEYGIFANAVAQNVVALDFLEKYFYCLWWGLQNLSSYGQSLETSTFIGETAFAILIAILGLVLFAHLIGNMQTYMQSVTVRLEEWRLKRRDTEEWMKHRQLPHALQERVRKFVQYKWLATRGVDEEAILRGLPTDLRRDIQRHLSLDLVRRVPFFAQMDDQLLDAICERLVSSLSTQGTFIVREGDPVTEMLFVIRGRLESSTTNGGRTGFFNSITLRPGDFCGEELLAWALLPKSTLNLPSSTRTVRALEEVEAFALRAEDLKFVANQFRRLHSKKLQHTFRFYSYHWRTWGACFIQAAWRRYKKRLMARRLNMSMSFAYSVDEQAADETAQHSKTSSPTSQAKQNFGVTILASRFAANTRRGAQKMKDVELPKLQKPEEPDFSVEADDD, encoded by the exons ATGGAGTTCAAAAAAGAGAAGCTAGTAAG gtTTAATGATACCCATCATTTAGAAAAACCATTGCCTGTATATAACAAAGTATCTGAAGATGGTGCGAGTGATCCAAAAACAAGTCATAAAGTTCCTAAATTTGGAGGGTTTAAGGTATTCCCAGACAATCATGAGCCATGGAGAGAGCGAATTATTGATCCAGCAAGTGATCTTTATCTGCAATGGAACAGAGTTTTTCTGTTCTCTTGCTTGCTGGCACTTTTTGTTGATCCATTGTTTTTCTATATACCTTCAGTTACAAACAGTGGCGTTACTTCTTGTATGTCTACAGATTTGAATTTGGGGATCACAGTGACTTGTTTTAGAACTTTTGctgatatattttatatattacatgTTGTGGTTAAGTTTAGGACAGCTTATGTTGCACCTAGTTCAAGAGTTTTTGGAAGGGGTGAACTTGTTATGGATGCTAAGAAAATCGCAATGCGGTATCTGAAGTCCGATTTCTTGATAGATTTTATTGCAGCTTTACCGCTTCCTCAG GTTGTAATTTGGTTTATCCTTCCGGCAATTAAAAGTGACCACTCTGATCATACCAACAACGCCGTTGTACTAATTGTTCTGGTTCAGTACATTCCAAGATTATATCTGATGTTTCCTTTAAGTTCTCAGATCATCAAATCCACCGGGGTAGTCACAAAGACTGCTTGGGCTGGGGCTGCCTATAATCTCCTACTATACATGTTGGCTAGTCAT GTCTTAGGGGCCTGGTGGTATTTGTTGTCGATTGAACGTCATGCAACATGCTGGAAACGTATTTGTAAACATGAATTAAGTCCAGTAAAGTGCAGTCCATCATACTTGGATTGCGGTACTCTGGACAGAGATGAACGCAAACTATGGGGAAACAGTACTACAGTGTTCAGTGATTGTGATCCAAACAGTAATGTTTTCGAATATGGGATATTTGCAAATGCTGTTGCACAGAATGTTGTCGCGTTAGATTTTCTTGAGAAGTATTTCTACTGTCTATGGTGGGGGTTGCAGAACCTGAG TTCATACGGCCAGAGTTTGGAAACAAGCACATTTATTGGGGAAACAGCATTTGCTATACTTATTGCCATCTTAGGTCTGGTTTTGTTTGCCCATTTGATTGGAAATATGCAG ACCTACATGCAATCCGTCACAGTCAGACTTGAAGAGTGGCGGCTCAAGCGGCGAGACACGGAAGAGTGGATGAAGCATCGTCAACTCCCCCATGCTCTGCAAGAACGAGTAAGAAAATTCGTGCAATACAAGTGGCTTGCAACTCGAGGGGTTGATGAAGAGGCAATTTTGCGTGGATTACCTACAGATCTTCGTCGAGACATCCAGCGCCACCTTTCCTTGGATCTTGTTCGGAGA GTTCCTTTTTTTGCACAGATGGATGATCAGCTGCTTGATGCCATATGTGAGCGTCTGGTATCCTCCTTGAGTACTCAAGGCACTTTCATAGTTCGCGAAGGTGATCCCGTCACAGAGATGCTTTTCGTTATCAGGGGGAGGCTAGAGAGCTCAACCACAAATGGAGGTCGGACAGGTTTCTTCAATTCAATAACTCTAAGGCCTGGCGATTTTTGCGGCGAAGAGCTTCTTGCTTGGGCGTTACTTCCAAAATCAACACTCAACTTGCCTTCTTCCACAAGGACAGTAAGAGCCCTAGAGGAAGTAGAAGCATTCGCCTTACGTGCAGAAGATCTTAAATTCGTGGCCAATCAGTTCAGACGTCTCCATAGCAAAAAGCTACAACACACATTCCGTTTCTACTCGTACCACTGGAGGACATGGGGAGCCTGCTTTATCCAGGCTGCATGGCGTCGATACAAGAAGAGACTGATGGCGCGGAGACTGAATATGAGCATGTCATTTGCATATTCTGTTGATGAACAAGCGGCTGACGAAACAGCTCAGCATAGCAAGACATCTTCGCCTACTTCTcaagcaaaacaaaactttGGTGTCACTATATTGGCTTCAAGATTTGCTGCAAACACAAGAAGAGGAGCTCAAAAGATGAAGGATGTTGAATTGCCTAAGTTGCAAAAGCCTGAAGAACCAGACTTTTCAGTAGAGGCAGATGATGACTAA
- the LOC126666762 gene encoding probable cyclic nucleotide-gated ion channel 14 isoform X2 yields the protein MVRVIQKQVIKFLNLEGLRYSQTIMSHGESELLIQQVIFICNGTEFFCSLACWHFLLIHCFSIYLQLQTVALLLFRTAYVAPSSRVFGRGELVMDAKKIAMRYLKSDFLIDFIAALPLPQVVIWFILPAIKSDHSDHTNNAVVLIVLVQYIPRLYLMFPLSSQIIKSTGVVTKTAWAGAAYNLLLYMLASHVLGAWWYLLSIERHATCWKRICKHELSPVKCSPSYLDCGTLDRDERKLWGNSTTVFSDCDPNSNVFEYGIFANAVAQNVVALDFLEKYFYCLWWGLQNLSSYGQSLETSTFIGETAFAILIAILGLVLFAHLIGNMQTYMQSVTVRLEEWRLKRRDTEEWMKHRQLPHALQERVRKFVQYKWLATRGVDEEAILRGLPTDLRRDIQRHLSLDLVRRVPFFAQMDDQLLDAICERLVSSLSTQGTFIVREGDPVTEMLFVIRGRLESSTTNGGRTGFFNSITLRPGDFCGEELLAWALLPKSTLNLPSSTRTVRALEEVEAFALRAEDLKFVANQFRRLHSKKLQHTFRFYSYHWRTWGACFIQAAWRRYKKRLMARRLNMSMSFAYSVDEQAADETAQHSKTSSPTSQAKQNFGVTILASRFAANTRRGAQKMKDVELPKLQKPEEPDFSVEADDD from the exons ATGGTGCGAGTGATCCAAAAACAAGTCATAAAGTTCCTAAATTTGGAGGGTTTAAGGTATTCCCAGACAATCATGAGCCATGGAGAGAGCGAATTATTGATCCAGCAAGTGATCTTTATCTGCAATGGAACAGAGTTTTTCTGTTCTCTTGCTTGCTGGCACTTTTTGTTGATCCATTGTTTTTCTATATACCTTCAGTTACAAACAGTGGCGTTACTTCTT TTTAGGACAGCTTATGTTGCACCTAGTTCAAGAGTTTTTGGAAGGGGTGAACTTGTTATGGATGCTAAGAAAATCGCAATGCGGTATCTGAAGTCCGATTTCTTGATAGATTTTATTGCAGCTTTACCGCTTCCTCAG GTTGTAATTTGGTTTATCCTTCCGGCAATTAAAAGTGACCACTCTGATCATACCAACAACGCCGTTGTACTAATTGTTCTGGTTCAGTACATTCCAAGATTATATCTGATGTTTCCTTTAAGTTCTCAGATCATCAAATCCACCGGGGTAGTCACAAAGACTGCTTGGGCTGGGGCTGCCTATAATCTCCTACTATACATGTTGGCTAGTCAT GTCTTAGGGGCCTGGTGGTATTTGTTGTCGATTGAACGTCATGCAACATGCTGGAAACGTATTTGTAAACATGAATTAAGTCCAGTAAAGTGCAGTCCATCATACTTGGATTGCGGTACTCTGGACAGAGATGAACGCAAACTATGGGGAAACAGTACTACAGTGTTCAGTGATTGTGATCCAAACAGTAATGTTTTCGAATATGGGATATTTGCAAATGCTGTTGCACAGAATGTTGTCGCGTTAGATTTTCTTGAGAAGTATTTCTACTGTCTATGGTGGGGGTTGCAGAACCTGAG TTCATACGGCCAGAGTTTGGAAACAAGCACATTTATTGGGGAAACAGCATTTGCTATACTTATTGCCATCTTAGGTCTGGTTTTGTTTGCCCATTTGATTGGAAATATGCAG ACCTACATGCAATCCGTCACAGTCAGACTTGAAGAGTGGCGGCTCAAGCGGCGAGACACGGAAGAGTGGATGAAGCATCGTCAACTCCCCCATGCTCTGCAAGAACGAGTAAGAAAATTCGTGCAATACAAGTGGCTTGCAACTCGAGGGGTTGATGAAGAGGCAATTTTGCGTGGATTACCTACAGATCTTCGTCGAGACATCCAGCGCCACCTTTCCTTGGATCTTGTTCGGAGA GTTCCTTTTTTTGCACAGATGGATGATCAGCTGCTTGATGCCATATGTGAGCGTCTGGTATCCTCCTTGAGTACTCAAGGCACTTTCATAGTTCGCGAAGGTGATCCCGTCACAGAGATGCTTTTCGTTATCAGGGGGAGGCTAGAGAGCTCAACCACAAATGGAGGTCGGACAGGTTTCTTCAATTCAATAACTCTAAGGCCTGGCGATTTTTGCGGCGAAGAGCTTCTTGCTTGGGCGTTACTTCCAAAATCAACACTCAACTTGCCTTCTTCCACAAGGACAGTAAGAGCCCTAGAGGAAGTAGAAGCATTCGCCTTACGTGCAGAAGATCTTAAATTCGTGGCCAATCAGTTCAGACGTCTCCATAGCAAAAAGCTACAACACACATTCCGTTTCTACTCGTACCACTGGAGGACATGGGGAGCCTGCTTTATCCAGGCTGCATGGCGTCGATACAAGAAGAGACTGATGGCGCGGAGACTGAATATGAGCATGTCATTTGCATATTCTGTTGATGAACAAGCGGCTGACGAAACAGCTCAGCATAGCAAGACATCTTCGCCTACTTCTcaagcaaaacaaaactttGGTGTCACTATATTGGCTTCAAGATTTGCTGCAAACACAAGAAGAGGAGCTCAAAAGATGAAGGATGTTGAATTGCCTAAGTTGCAAAAGCCTGAAGAACCAGACTTTTCAGTAGAGGCAGATGATGACTAA
- the LOC126670165 gene encoding UDP-galactose/UDP-glucose transporter 7 encodes MENRSDHETSSSLSLFAALSYGVASMAMVFINKAILMQYSHSMTLLTLQQLATVLLIHFGRQMGYAKAKGLDMQTAKKLLPVSLFYNANVAFALASLKGVNIPMYIAIKRLTPLAVLVAGFFSGKGKPTMQVTLSVLLTAAGVLIAALGDFSFDLFGYSMALTSVFFQTMYLVLVEKSGAEDGLSSVEIMFYNSFLSLPFLAFIIISTGEFPNSLSLLFAKSSSLSLMVILILSLVMGIVLNYTMFLCTIVNSALTTTIVGVLKGVGSTTLGFVLLGGVQVHGLNVLGLVINTSGGVWYSYAKYQQKKNKPPKVAIDIEAHRK; translated from the exons ATGGAGAATCGAAGTGATCATGAAACTAGTTCTTCtttaag TTTGTTTGCGGCTTTATCATATGGGGTTGCTTCTATGGCTATGGTGTTTATCAATAAGGCAATTCTTATGCAGTATTCTCACTCAATGACCCTTCTCACTCTGCAG CAATTGGCAACTGTTTTGCTTATACATTTTGGCCGGCAAATGGGATATGCAAAAGCCAAGGGACTAGATATGCAAACGGCTAAAAAGCTGCTCCCGGTTTCACTATTTTATAATGCTAATGTGGCTTTTGCGTTGGCGAGTTTGAAAGGAGTTAATATTCCTATGTACATTGCTATTAAGAGACTTACTCCACTCGCTGTGCTTGTCGCCGGCTTCTTTTCCGGAAAGGGAAAACCTACAATGCAG GTGACTCTTTCTGTACTATTAACTGCTGCTGGAGTTCTAATCGCAGCACTTGGAGATTTTTCTTTTGACTTATTTGGATACAGCATGGCTCTTACTTCTGTTTTCTTTCAG ACGATGTACCTTGTATTGGTTGAGAAGTCTGGTGCAGAGGATGGTCTTTCTTCAGTTGAGATAATGTTCTACAACAGCTTTTTGTCACTTCCATTTTTGGCATTTATAATCATAAGTACGGGAGAATTTCCGAATTCTTTGTCATTGTTATTTGCAAAG AGTAGTTCTTTATCGCTTATGGTGATTCTTATTCTTTCATTGGTGATGGGAATCGTTCTCAATTACACCATGTTCTTGTGTACTATAGTCAACTCTGCTCTAACAACAACTATCGTGGGAGTTCTCAAAGGTGTTGGATCCACG ACCCTCGGTTTTGTCTTACTGGGTGGGGTTCAAGTACATGGTTTAAACGTGCTCGGATTAGTGATCAACACATCCGGAGGGGTATGGTATTCATACGCCAAATACCAGCAAAAGAAGAACAAGCCGCCAAAGGTGGCGATAGACATTGAGGCGCATCGTAAATGA
- the LOC126667076 gene encoding probable UDP-glucosyl transferase 73B6, translating into MALPEETHVVIFPFMAQGHTLPLLDLSKALSRQQIKVSIITTPGNAKSISKNISSSYNSPLISLIEIPFPAVDGLPVGCENTSQLPSMEFHLHFVQATKNLKKPFEEILKTMVESESPPVCVISDFFLGWTLAVCQSLGVPRLVFHGMGVLSMAISKTVWVHQPHLKATSDFEPLEMPGMKLPFSLTAADLPDSINLPDHDDPMSQIIDEVGAADANSWGIVVNSFEELERSHIPSFEAFYGGRAKAWCLGPLVLYDKVEDNYYNDDGKNSSALMQFLSEQITPKSAIYVSFGTQAVVSDAQLDEVAFGLHDSEFSFLWVVRSKTWRLPDELEEKIKGKGFITNEWVDQRKILSHRSTGGFLSHCGWNSVLESVSAGVPILAWPMIAEQPLNAKLIVDGLGAGMSIKRVRNSESGVAVTRRDICDGVRELMGGEKGRNARERAEALGRVARRAVQKGGSSDDSLRKMIDKLRAC; encoded by the coding sequence ATGGCTTTACCCGAAGAAACCCATGTTGTAATCTTCCCCTTCATGGCTCAGGGCCATACTCTTCCATTACTCGACCTTTCAAAAGCTCTCTCTCGTCAACAAATTAAGGTCAGCATCATCACAACTCCAGGAAATGCTAaatcaatctctaaaaatataagtTCATCTTACAATTCTCCACTAATTTCTCTCATCGAAATCCCGTTTCCTGCTGTTGATGGCCTTCCCGTCGGCTGTGAAAACACGTCTCAGCTTCCATCAATGGAGTTTCATCTCCATTTTGTTCAAGCTACAAAGAATCTCAAAAAACCATTCGAAGAAATTCTGAAAACCATGGTGGAATCTGAATCTCCTCCGGTTTGTGTTATTTCTGATTTCTTTTTGGGGTGGACGCTTGCTGTATGCCAATCTTTGGGTGTTCCACGGTTGGTTTTTCACGGTATGGGTGTTTTATCTATGGCTATTAGCAAAACTGTTTGGGTTCATCAACCTCACTTGAAAGCGACGTCGGATTTTGAGCCGTTAGAGATGCCTGGTATGAAACTTCCGTTCTCTTTGACAGCAGCTGACCTGCCTGATTCAATTAACCTGCCAGATCACGACGACCCGATGTCTCAAATCATTGATGAAGTCGGAGCAGCTGATGCTAATAGCTGGGGTATTGTGGTTAACAGCTTCGAAGAGCTTGAAAGAAGCCATATCCCATCTTTTGAAGCTTTTTACGGCGGTAGAGCTAAGGCTTGGTGCTTAGGTCCTCTAGTTTTGTATGACAAAGTGGAAGATAATTATTATAATGACGACGGGAAGAATTCATCTGCGTTGATGCAATTTCTTTCTGAGCAGATCACTCCAAAATCTGCGATCTACGTTTCGTTCGGTACACAAGCTGTTGTATCCGATGCTCAGCTCGACGAGGTGGCTTTTGGGTTACACGACTCAGAGTTTTCATTTCTTTGGGTGGTCCGATCAAAAACATGGCGCTTACCTGATGAATTGGAAGAGAAGATTAAAGGAAAAGGGTTTATAACTAATGAATGGGTTGACCAACGTAAAATATTATCTCATCGTTCAACAGGAGGATTCCTGAGTCATTGTGGATGGAACTCAGTTCTCGAAAGCGTCTCAGCTGGTGTGCCGATTCTTGCTTGGCCTATGATCGCTGAGCAGCCGTTGAACGCGAAGCTGATAGTGGACGGACTCGGAGCTGGGATGAGTATCAAAAGGGTGCGAAATTCTGAGAGTGGAGTTGCGGTTACGAGGCGAGATATATGCGACGGAGTTAGGGAGTTGATGGGCGGAGAAAAGGGAAGGAATGCGAGAGAAAGAGCAGAAGCCTTAGGACGGGTGGCGAGACGGGCGGTGCAAAAGGGTGGCTCGTCTGATGATAGTTTACGCAAGATGATTGACAAACTTCGTGCATGTTAG
- the LOC126667844 gene encoding B3 domain-containing protein REM17-like: MSLSKKPVFFQPLLPRFDDNFFIPIAFMEHLKEANLEKAVLTSSAGKLWPVKINGRRFEDGWKAFCRHHELIVGEFLVFRLEPDMVFHVVVFGHSTCERKCPVFSIKEERTEIPPQMEEEEEEDTPAKPFSPEKKPNNKEQCANGGSSVPQCSYFDVELTDYSAKLCRVRIPVNFKKLHGLTNRHCEMTIEDEKGRFWPADLSYSEYNNHAFIGRGWTNCRSANGLRAGHSLRFELVRNGKIPSFKIKKMKSNKKKQCAKVCSSVPKGPYFDAELTAYSAKRPLHVPMEFAIRHGLNNRRREMIIEDENGRSWPTALGYKESDQRVFIGGGWAICCSANELKAGDSLRFELIKNGKTPSLKMSRLNAKPEVTEDLNCDEARGSSSSTRHSNSNATLKASYPRKCKLKIPKEEEPKDPGFDKPEKEKRTSVKVEVCPSDSGLRPPFFAKKLSSCTISLYKLYIPMKFAKLHHLDAICSKIILIDQKGRSWPAKVVYEKSYNHVYIKDGWKEFTSGNEIKPGDSLVFEIIGTGKRPVLKVFDVKQGTERYRQYFREENT, encoded by the exons ATGAGTCTCTCTAAAAAACCGGTCTTCTTCCAGCCACTTCTTCCTCGTTTTGATGACAATTTT TTTATTCCCATTGCATTTATGGAGCACTTAAAGGAAGCAAACTTGGAGAAAGCTGTTCTAACAAGCTCAGCTGGTAAGCTTTGGCCTGTTAAGATCAATGGCAGAAGGTTTGAAGATGGCTGGAAAGCGTTTTGCAGACACCATGAGTTGATTGTTGGCGAGTTCTTGGTTTTCAGACTTGAACCTGACATGGTTTTCCATGTCGTCGTTTTTGGGCATAGTACCTGTGAGAGAAAGTGTCCGGTTTTTTcaataaaagaagaaagaacTGAAATTCCACCACaaatggaagaagaagaagaagaagacacaCCTGCAAAACCATTTTCCCCTG AGAAGAAGCCCAACAACAAGGAGCAATGTGCTAATGGCGGTTCTTCTGTTCCTCAGTGCTCCTACTTTGATGTAGAACTGACAGATTATAGTGCCAAGTTGTGTAGAGTG CGAATACCGGTCAACTTCAAGAAGCTACATGGTCTAACCAATAGACACTGCGAGATGACTATTGAGGATGAAAAGGGGAGGTTCTGGCCAGCTGATCTGTCTTACAGTGAATACAATAATCACGCATTTATTGGGCGCGGCTGGACTAATTGTCGCTCTGCAAATGGCCTTAGGGCGGGACACTCGTTGAGGTTTGAGCTCGTTAGGAATGGAAAAATTCCATCATTCAAAATAAAGA AGATGAAGTCCAACAAGAAAAAGCAATGTGCAAAAGTTTGTTCTTCTGTTCCTAAAGGCCCCTACTTTGATGCAGAACTCACAGCTTATAGTGCCAAAAGACCATTG CATGTACCAATGGAGTTTGCAATTCGACATGGTCTAAACAATAGACGTCGCGAGATGATTATTGAGGATGAAAATGGAAGGTCTTGGCCAACAGCTCTGGGGTACAAAGAATCAGATCAACGTGTTTTTATTGGAGGTGGCTGGGCTATTTGTTGCTCTGCAAATGAGCTTAAGGCAGGGGACTCATTGAGGTTTGAGCTCATTAAGAATGGGAAAACTCCCTCATTGAAAATGAGCA GACTAAATGCAAAGCCTGAGGTTACAGAGGACCTGAATTGTGACGAAGCCCGAGGTAGTTCTTCATCAACCAGACATTCCAACTCTAATGCAACTTTGAAGGCATCTTACCCTAGAAAATGTAAACTG AAAATTCCCAAAGAAGAAGAACCAAAAGACCCTGGTTTCG ATAAGCCCGAAAAGGAAAAGCGGACTTCCGTTAAAGTAGAAGTTTGTCCGTCTGATTCTGGTCTTCGACCCCCTTTCTTTGCGAAGAAACTGTCATCCTGCACAATCTCTTTGTACAAATTG TACATTCCCATGAAGTTTGCAAAGCTTCACCATCTAGACGCTATATGCAGCAAGATAATTCTTATCGATCAAAAAGGACGGTCTTGGCCAGCAAAAGTAGTGTACGAAAAGTCATACAATCACGTTTATATTAAAGATGGTTGGAAGGAGTTTACTTCTGGAAATGAGATCAAGCCGGGAGATTCTTTAGTTTTCGAAATCATCGGAACTGGCAAAAGGCCCGTACTTAAAGTATTTG ATGTAAAACAAGGTACAGAGAGGTACCGACAGTACTTCCGCGAAGAGAACACCTGA